A genomic stretch from Zeimonas sediminis includes:
- a CDS encoding dynamin family protein, translated as MESLERQMADFGGWRAELRGAIEVYGRRLAAARLVDADVRERLDAMLARLAAERLSVAFVAEFSRGKSELINALFFGDAGRRIVPSSAGRTTMCPTELLWDPARPPSVRLLPIETRAADTPLSALRDDASAWHEIGFDPSDPASLERAIASVSETIEMPAAQAAELGFADDEAVAAASAFRAADGRPAVGDDGARAQAAGGPQPHAGGGSREVLVEVPRWRHAIVNHPHPLLARGLVIIDTPGLNAIGAEPELTLRLIPEADAVLFLLAADAGVTRSDVEIWRRHVDGSHGRGRFAVLNKIDGLWDGLRDDVEIELEIARQVGSVSRTLDLPPERIFPVSAQKALVARLRGDAALLRRSRLPELERALGGELVGQRREIVRERLRRDFDALHRRASAALGARRRAQIEQQMELASLRGRNREAIARMAAQVQRDREDFARSLRQLQALRAVLGRHAQAVGDAIGPDVARRNLRDVRDAMRGSYLSTGLRDGMVSLVRAARADFDEAARHLAEISTLMNAMYRSFSAEHGLSLGNPARFSMRRHLAALERIEQLQRRQFGAMSLVANEKYALMRKFFESVALRTCELYERLARDFASWQRAVMAPIESQVREHQAQLRRRADSVQRVLEASDGLEARIAEVESARAAVEERIAVVEAAAREVRALLEGLGAGEALAPSP; from the coding sequence ATGGAATCGCTCGAAAGGCAGATGGCGGACTTCGGTGGCTGGCGCGCCGAGCTGCGCGGCGCGATCGAGGTCTACGGCCGGCGGCTGGCCGCTGCCCGGCTGGTCGACGCCGACGTCCGCGAGCGCCTCGACGCGATGCTCGCGCGGCTCGCGGCCGAGCGCCTGTCCGTCGCGTTCGTGGCCGAGTTCTCGCGCGGGAAGTCCGAGCTGATCAACGCCCTGTTCTTCGGCGACGCCGGCCGTCGCATCGTTCCGTCGTCGGCAGGCCGGACCACGATGTGCCCGACCGAACTGCTCTGGGATCCGGCCCGTCCGCCGTCGGTGCGCCTGTTGCCGATCGAGACCCGGGCCGCCGACACGCCCTTGTCGGCGCTGCGCGACGACGCGTCGGCCTGGCACGAGATCGGCTTCGATCCGTCGGATCCGGCTTCGCTCGAGCGCGCGATCGCCAGCGTTTCCGAGACGATCGAGATGCCGGCCGCGCAGGCGGCCGAGCTGGGCTTTGCCGACGACGAGGCGGTCGCTGCCGCGTCGGCGTTCCGGGCCGCCGACGGCCGGCCGGCCGTCGGCGACGACGGCGCCCGGGCGCAGGCAGCCGGTGGACCGCAGCCGCACGCAGGCGGCGGCTCGCGGGAAGTCCTGGTCGAGGTGCCCCGCTGGCGCCACGCGATCGTCAACCATCCGCATCCGCTGCTGGCGCGCGGGCTGGTCATCATCGACACGCCGGGGCTCAATGCGATCGGCGCCGAGCCCGAGCTCACGCTGCGGCTGATTCCCGAGGCCGACGCGGTGCTGTTTCTGCTCGCCGCCGACGCCGGCGTGACGCGTTCGGACGTCGAGATCTGGCGGCGGCACGTCGACGGCAGCCACGGGCGCGGCCGCTTCGCGGTGTTGAACAAGATCGACGGGCTTTGGGACGGCCTGCGCGACGACGTCGAGATCGAGCTGGAGATCGCGCGCCAGGTCGGCAGCGTCTCGCGCACGCTCGACCTGCCGCCCGAGCGGATCTTCCCGGTGTCGGCCCAGAAGGCGCTGGTCGCGCGGCTGCGCGGGGACGCCGCGCTGCTGCGGCGCAGCCGCCTGCCCGAGCTCGAGCGCGCGCTCGGCGGCGAGCTGGTCGGCCAGCGCCGCGAGATCGTCCGCGAGCGGCTGCGGCGCGACTTCGACGCGCTGCATCGCAGGGCGTCGGCCGCGCTGGGCGCCCGCCGCCGGGCGCAGATCGAGCAGCAGATGGAGCTCGCATCGCTGCGCGGGCGCAACCGCGAGGCGATCGCCCGGATGGCCGCGCAGGTCCAGCGAGACCGGGAGGACTTCGCGCGCAGCCTTCGCCAGTTGCAGGCGCTGCGCGCGGTGCTCGGCAGGCACGCGCAGGCGGTCGGCGACGCGATCGGTCCGGACGTCGCCAGGCGCAACCTGCGCGACGTGCGCGACGCGATGCGCGGCAGCTACCTCTCCACCGGCCTGCGCGACGGCATGGTCTCGCTGGTCCGGGCGGCCCGCGCCGATTTCGACGAGGCGGCCCGTCACCTGGCCGAGATCTCCACGTTGATGAACGCGATGTACCGCAGCTTCAGCGCCGAGCACGGGCTGTCGCTGGGCAATCCCGCGCGCTTCTCGATGCGACGCCATCTCGCGGCCCTCGAGCGGATCGAGCAGCTCCAGCGGCGGCAATTCGGCGCGATGTCGCTGGTCGCCAACGAGAAGTACGCGCTGATGCGGAAGTTCTTCGAATCGGTCGCGCTGCGGACGTGCGAGCTCTACGAGCGGCTCGCGCGCGACTTCGCGAGCTGGCAGCGGGCGGTCATGGCGCCGATCGAGTCGCAGGTGCGCGAGCATCAGGCGCAGCTGCGCCGCCGCGCCGATTCGGTCCAGCGGGTGCTCGAGGCCAGCGACGGCCTGGAGGCCCGGATCGCCGAGGTCGAGTCGGCGCGCGCGGCGGTCGAGGAGCGCATCGCGGTCGTCGAGGCGGCCGCGCGCGAGGTGCGCGCGCTGCTGGAGGGGCTGGGGGCCGGCGAGGCGCTGGCGCCGTCGCCGTGA
- the mutY gene encoding A/G-specific adenine glycosylase codes for MGAAKPGFAEAIVEWQRRAGRHDLPWQGTRDAYRIWLSEVMLQQTQVSTVVPYYLGFLEAFPDVSALAGATLDRVMQLWSGLGYYSRARNLHRCAQQVVERHGGRFPRDAATLSTLPGIGRSTAAAIAVFAEGERAAILDGNVRRVLCRVFGVEGWPGERAVEARLWALAERELPARGVESYTQGLMDLGATVCTRARPACGSCPVADRCVALREQRIAALPSPRPARAVPLRACRMLAVRHEGAWLVERRPAAGIWGGLWSLPQEDLAAAGPPAAFVDEVGRRHGLALGAPVAAEPFVHAFTHFRLRIEPFVCEARSARGAAAPGAVWLPAADVAGAALPRPVKRLLLALA; via the coding sequence GTGGGCGCCGCGAAGCCGGGTTTCGCCGAGGCGATCGTCGAGTGGCAGCGTCGCGCGGGGCGTCACGACCTGCCCTGGCAGGGCACCCGCGACGCCTACCGGATCTGGCTCTCCGAGGTCATGCTGCAGCAGACGCAGGTCTCGACCGTCGTGCCGTACTACCTGGGCTTCCTCGAGGCCTTTCCCGACGTGTCGGCGCTGGCCGGGGCGACACTTGACCGGGTGATGCAGCTGTGGAGCGGGCTCGGCTACTACAGCCGCGCGCGCAACCTGCACCGCTGCGCTCAGCAGGTGGTCGAGCGCCACGGTGGCCGCTTTCCGCGCGACGCCGCAACGCTGTCGACGCTGCCCGGCATCGGGCGCTCGACCGCGGCGGCGATAGCGGTATTCGCCGAAGGCGAGCGCGCCGCGATCCTGGACGGCAACGTGCGCCGGGTGCTTTGCCGCGTGTTCGGCGTCGAGGGCTGGCCGGGCGAGCGCGCGGTCGAGGCCAGGCTCTGGGCGCTCGCCGAGCGCGAGTTGCCGGCGCGCGGCGTCGAGTCCTACACGCAGGGGCTGATGGACCTCGGGGCCACGGTCTGCACGCGGGCTCGACCCGCTTGCGGCAGTTGCCCGGTGGCGGATCGCTGCGTCGCGCTCCGGGAGCAGCGCATCGCCGCGCTTCCTTCGCCACGCCCGGCGAGGGCGGTGCCGCTCAGGGCGTGCCGGATGCTGGCGGTTCGCCACGAGGGCGCCTGGCTGGTCGAGCGCCGGCCGGCCGCCGGAATATGGGGCGGCTTGTGGAGCCTGCCGCAGGAAGACCTGGCCGCAGCCGGCCCGCCGGCCGCCTTCGTCGACGAGGTCGGGCGCCGGCACGGGCTTGCGCTGGGCGCCCCGGTTGCTGCCGAGCCTTTCGTGCACGCGTTCACGCACTTCAGGTTGCGGATCGAGCCCTTCGTCTGCGAGGCGCGGTCGGCGCGCGGTGCGGCGGCGCCCGGCGCCGTCTGGCTGCCGGCTGCCGACGTGGCGGGCGCCGCGCTGCCCAGGCCGGTCAAGCGGCTGCTGCTCGCCCTGGCCTGA
- a CDS encoding LON peptidase substrate-binding domain-containing protein — translation MRTELAIFPLNTVLFPGGVLPLRIFEARYMDMARDCMAREEPFGVCLITSGGEVGEAAEHEPVGCLARIADWDMQQLGLLQVRAIGGQRFRVKSRRVQADGLVRAGVEPIADDPDLQIPSEFSACVGLLARVIDDLVEREADPMKRMIEPPYRLESAAWVSNRLCEFLPISPKARQRLMELDDPLTRLSVIHRYLEQHRVI, via the coding sequence TTGCGGACCGAGCTCGCGATCTTTCCGCTGAACACCGTCCTGTTCCCCGGCGGCGTGTTGCCGCTGCGTATCTTCGAGGCGCGCTACATGGACATGGCGCGCGACTGCATGGCCCGCGAAGAGCCGTTCGGGGTCTGCCTGATCACCTCGGGCGGCGAGGTCGGCGAAGCGGCCGAGCACGAGCCGGTCGGCTGCCTGGCCCGGATCGCCGACTGGGACATGCAGCAACTGGGCCTGCTGCAGGTCCGTGCGATCGGCGGACAGCGCTTTCGCGTGAAGTCGCGCCGGGTGCAGGCCGACGGCCTGGTCCGCGCCGGGGTCGAGCCGATCGCCGACGATCCCGACCTGCAGATCCCGAGCGAATTCTCGGCCTGCGTCGGCCTGCTCGCGCGCGTGATCGACGACCTGGTCGAGCGCGAGGCGGACCCGATGAAGCGGATGATCGAGCCGCCCTATCGACTCGAATCGGCCGCCTGGGTAAGCAACAGGCTGTGCGAGTTCCTGCCGATCTCGCCGAAGGCCAGGCAGCGGCTGATGGAACTGGACGACCCGCTCACCCGCCTCTCGGTCATCCACCGCTACCTGGAGCAGCACCGGGTGATCTGA
- the rapZ gene encoding RNase adapter RapZ has protein sequence MRLVLITGISGSGKSIALNVLEDDGFFCIDNLPVRFLDDVIGALAEAGHERIAVAIDARSGDSVEGLRESMGHLARRCHDIKLLFLNARTEALVQRYSETRRRHPLSLRLSREGEAPTLIEAIALERELMSVIEDLGVSIDTSDLPPNVLRGWVRDVIGAERAPITLLFESFAFKHGVPLDADLVFDARCLPNPYYTPELKPMTGLDPPVAEYLRAIPSVQRLIEHISGFLHAWLPHYLHENRSYLTVAIGCTGGQHRSVYCVEELAREFRRIEHVLVRHRSLASRMAGGS, from the coding sequence ATGCGTCTGGTCCTGATCACAGGCATTTCCGGCTCGGGCAAGTCGATCGCCCTCAACGTGCTCGAGGACGACGGCTTCTTCTGCATCGACAACCTGCCGGTTCGCTTCCTCGACGACGTGATCGGCGCGCTGGCCGAGGCCGGCCACGAGCGGATCGCGGTGGCGATCGACGCGCGCAGCGGCGACTCGGTCGAGGGGCTGCGCGAGTCGATGGGGCATCTCGCCAGGCGCTGCCACGACATCAAGCTGCTGTTCCTGAACGCGCGCACCGAGGCCCTGGTCCAGCGCTATTCGGAGACCCGGCGCCGGCACCCGCTGTCGCTGCGCCTGTCGCGCGAGGGCGAGGCGCCGACGCTGATCGAGGCGATCGCGCTGGAACGCGAGCTGATGTCGGTGATCGAGGACCTCGGCGTGTCGATCGACACCAGCGACCTGCCGCCGAACGTGCTGCGCGGCTGGGTGCGCGACGTGATCGGCGCCGAGCGCGCGCCGATCACGCTTCTCTTCGAGTCCTTCGCGTTCAAGCACGGCGTGCCGCTCGACGCCGACCTGGTGTTCGACGCGCGCTGCCTGCCCAACCCCTACTACACGCCGGAGCTCAAGCCGATGACCGGCCTCGACCCGCCGGTGGCCGAATACCTGCGCGCCATTCCCTCGGTCCAGAGGCTGATCGAGCACATCTCCGGCTTCCTGCACGCCTGGTTGCCGCACTATCTGCACGAGAACCGGAGCTACCTTACCGTCGCGATCGGCTGCACCGGCGGCCAGCACCGCTCGGTCTATTGCGTCGAGGAGCTCGCGCGCGAGTTCCGCCGCATCGAGCACGTGCTGGTCAGGCACCGATCGCTGGCCAGCCGGATGGCCGGCGGGTCCTGA
- the hprK gene encoding HPr(Ser) kinase/phosphatase, with product MTVTIRALFEQHREELHLAWAAGQEGADRPAADGSSEPADLIGYLNLIHPNRIHVVGAAERAYTLRLDAARGKAVLDELVAGRPPAIIVADGLDPLPDLAERAQAAGLPLMTTPMSAARVIETLRVSLAKAVAPTTSMHGVCMDVLGMGVLISGESGLGKSELALELISRGHGLVADDVVEFSRIAPHVVEGRCPPLLQNLLEVRGLGLLDIRTIFGETAVRRKMKLNLIVHLVRTRTMEDEYQRMPLEALTQDVLGLPIRKVVIPVAAGRNLAVLTEAAVRSTILQLRGFDTTGEFVARQRALIESQG from the coding sequence ATGACGGTCACGATCCGCGCCCTGTTCGAGCAGCATCGCGAGGAGCTGCACCTCGCCTGGGCCGCCGGCCAGGAGGGCGCGGACCGGCCTGCGGCCGACGGCTCGAGCGAGCCCGCCGACCTGATCGGTTACCTGAACCTGATCCACCCGAACCGGATCCACGTCGTCGGCGCGGCCGAGCGCGCTTACACGCTGCGCCTGGACGCCGCGCGAGGCAAGGCCGTCCTCGACGAGCTGGTCGCGGGCCGCCCGCCTGCGATCATCGTCGCGGACGGCCTCGACCCCCTGCCCGACCTGGCCGAGCGCGCGCAGGCCGCGGGCCTGCCGCTGATGACGACACCGATGTCCGCGGCCCGCGTGATCGAGACGCTGCGGGTCTCGCTGGCCAAGGCGGTCGCGCCCACCACCTCGATGCACGGCGTCTGCATGGACGTGCTCGGGATGGGCGTGCTGATCTCCGGCGAGTCCGGGCTCGGCAAGAGCGAGCTTGCGCTGGAGCTGATCAGCCGGGGGCACGGCCTGGTCGCCGACGACGTCGTCGAGTTCAGCCGGATCGCCCCGCACGTCGTCGAGGGACGCTGCCCTCCGCTGTTGCAGAACCTCCTCGAGGTGCGCGGCCTGGGGCTGCTCGACATCCGCACGATCTTCGGCGAGACCGCGGTGCGCCGGAAGATGAAGCTGAACCTGATCGTCCACCTGGTCCGCACCCGCACCATGGAAGACGAATACCAGCGGATGCCGCTCGAGGCGCTCACCCAGGACGTGCTCGGCCTGCCGATCCGCAAGGTGGTGATCCCGGTGGCCGCCGGGCGCAACCTCGCCGTGCTGACCGAAGCCGCCGTGCGAAGCACGATCCTCCAGCTGCGCGGCTTCGACACGACCGGCGAGTTCGTCGCGCGGCAGCGCGCGCTGATCGAATCGCAGGGCTGA
- the ptsN gene encoding PTS IIA-like nitrogen regulatory protein PtsN, which produces MNRLSRLLAPTNVVIGLSVTSKKRLFEQVGLLFENNQGIERSKVFDSLFARERLGSTGLGEGVAIPHGRIKGLKEAVAAVVRVAEPLPFDAPDGKPVQLLVFLLVPEHATEEHLELLSELAELLSDESIRGSLATADDPAEVHRILSGWEPCRPAA; this is translated from the coding sequence ATGAATCGTCTCTCCAGATTGCTGGCCCCGACCAACGTCGTCATCGGCCTGTCGGTCACCAGCAAGAAGCGGTTGTTCGAGCAGGTCGGACTCCTGTTCGAGAACAACCAGGGAATCGAGCGCAGCAAGGTGTTCGATTCGCTCTTCGCCCGCGAACGCCTCGGCTCCACCGGCCTCGGCGAGGGCGTCGCGATCCCCCACGGCCGGATCAAGGGCCTGAAGGAAGCGGTGGCGGCCGTGGTTCGCGTCGCCGAGCCGCTCCCGTTCGACGCGCCCGACGGCAAGCCGGTCCAGCTGCTGGTCTTCCTGCTGGTTCCCGAGCACGCGACCGAGGAACACCTCGAGCTGCTGTCGGAGCTGGCGGAGCTGCTGTCCGACGAATCGATCCGCGGCTCGCTGGCGACCGCCGACGACCCGGCCGAAGTGCACCGGATCCTTTCGGGCTGGGAGCCCTGCCGCCCGGCGGCCTGA
- the hpf gene encoding ribosome hibernation-promoting factor, HPF/YfiA family → MNLAISGHHVSISPALRQYVVDKLDRIRRHFDKVIDVNVCLSVDKLIQKAEITLRVRGKDLYAEATDQDLYAAIDLLVDKLDRQVIKYKDKRIGFEHDALKYRVVEA, encoded by the coding sequence ATGAACCTCGCGATCAGCGGTCACCACGTCAGCATCAGCCCAGCCCTGCGCCAGTACGTCGTCGACAAGCTCGACCGGATACGCCGGCACTTCGACAAGGTCATCGACGTCAACGTCTGCCTGTCGGTGGACAAGCTGATCCAGAAAGCCGAGATCACGCTGCGGGTGCGGGGCAAGGATCTGTACGCCGAGGCGACCGACCAGGACCTGTACGCGGCGATCGACCTGCTTGTCGACAAGCTGGACAGGCAGGTGATCAAATACAAGGACAAGCGCATCGGCTTCGAGCATGATGCGCTGAAGTACCGCGTCGTCGAAGCCTGA
- a CDS encoding RNA polymerase factor sigma-54, with protein sequence MKPSLQLRLSQHLALTPQLQQSIRLLQLSTLELNQELEQILSENPLLERLDDPLQSCVSIAPNGGLDSAAGPAPAADPRQADGEPPAGQDTPGGSEAAEGSSSDNWDDGSGDSSADWGGDAGPRTRNDDDNDERDWPQLAAVETNLSEHLASQLAATRVSARDRALVNLLIGELNDDGLLDASLEEIAASLPAELEIEPEELSAALRLLQSFEPTGVGARDLRECLLLQIDAGAGGHCPPAVRKAAREIVSSHLEALAARDYPRLKRALRCDEPTLRDAQALIRQLNPRPAANYTAEAPAYVVPDVIVRRTRGGWTAALNPDVMPKLRINEMYADILRRNRGSHSELSGRLQEARWLVKNVQQRFDTILRVSQAIVNRQRAFFSHGEVAMRPLVLREIADTLGLHESTVSRVTTQKYMLTPLGTFELKYFFGSHVATDSGGAASSTAIRALIKQLVAAEDPTRPLSDNRIADLLGEQGFVVARRTVAKYREALRIPAVAQRRAL encoded by the coding sequence ATGAAACCCTCTCTCCAGCTCAGACTCTCCCAGCACCTGGCGCTGACCCCCCAGCTGCAGCAGTCGATCCGCCTGCTGCAGCTCTCGACGCTGGAGCTGAACCAGGAGCTCGAGCAGATCCTCTCCGAGAACCCACTGCTCGAGCGTCTCGACGATCCGCTGCAGTCCTGCGTGTCGATCGCGCCGAACGGCGGTCTCGACAGCGCGGCGGGCCCCGCGCCCGCGGCCGACCCGCGCCAGGCGGATGGCGAGCCCCCCGCGGGCCAGGACACGCCCGGCGGCTCCGAAGCCGCCGAGGGATCGTCCTCCGACAACTGGGACGACGGCTCCGGCGACTCGTCGGCCGACTGGGGCGGCGACGCCGGCCCGCGCACCCGCAACGACGACGACAACGACGAGCGCGACTGGCCGCAGCTAGCCGCCGTCGAGACGAACCTGAGCGAGCACCTGGCCTCGCAGCTGGCCGCGACCCGCGTGTCGGCGCGGGACCGCGCGCTGGTGAACCTGCTGATCGGCGAGCTGAACGACGACGGCCTGCTCGACGCGAGCCTGGAGGAGATCGCCGCCTCGCTGCCGGCCGAGCTCGAGATCGAGCCCGAGGAGCTCTCGGCCGCGCTTCGCCTGCTGCAGAGCTTCGAGCCGACCGGGGTCGGCGCCCGCGACCTGCGCGAGTGCCTGCTGCTGCAGATCGACGCTGGCGCAGGGGGCCACTGCCCGCCGGCGGTGCGGAAGGCGGCCCGCGAGATCGTGTCCAGCCACCTGGAAGCGCTCGCGGCCCGCGACTATCCGCGCCTGAAACGGGCGCTGCGCTGCGACGAGCCGACCCTGCGCGACGCGCAGGCGCTGATCCGGCAGCTGAATCCCCGGCCGGCCGCGAACTACACCGCGGAAGCGCCCGCCTACGTGGTGCCGGACGTCATCGTTCGACGCACGCGCGGAGGGTGGACCGCCGCGCTGAACCCGGACGTGATGCCCAAGCTCCGAATCAACGAAATGTACGCCGACATCCTCCGCCGCAACAGGGGAAGCCATTCGGAATTGTCGGGTCGCTTGCAGGAGGCCCGCTGGCTGGTGAAGAATGTCCAGCAGCGGTTCGACACGATCCTGCGCGTGTCGCAGGCGATCGTCAACCGCCAGCGAGCGTTCTTTTCGCACGGCGAAGTCGCCATGCGCCCGCTGGTCCTGCGGGAAATCGCTGACACCTTGGGCTTGCACGAATCGACCGTCTCCAGGGTCACGACGCAGAAGTACATGCTCACCCCGCTGGGGACTTTCGAGCTCAAGTACTTCTTCGGCAGCCACGTGGCGACCGACTCCGGAGGCGCTGCGTCGAGCACGGCGATTCGCGCGCTGATCAAGCAACTCGTCGCAGCGGAGGACCCCACCAGGCCACTTTCGGACAACCGGATAGCCGATCTGCTCGGCGAGCAGGGCTTCGTGGTCGCGCGGCGCACGGTCGCGAAGTACCGGGAAGCCCTCAGGATCCCTGCCGTGGCCCAGCGCCGCGCGCTGTAG
- the lptB gene encoding LPS export ABC transporter ATP-binding protein, giving the protein MPEASTTASPAGAAAQPASHLVVRNLMKAYHGRKVVQDVSIDVRSGEVVGLLGPNGAGKTTTFYMIVGLVPSDGGVIELDDRPIGRLPIHRRARLGLSYLPQEASVFRKMTVEENIIAVLELQQGPGGRPLSRAEIGERLESLLTELQILHIRSNPAQSLSGGERRRVEIARALAGSPRFILLDEPFAGVDPIAVIEIQRIVRFLKERRIGVLITDHNVRETLGICDRAYIIRAGTVLAYGRPDEVVQNEDVRRYYLGEHFSM; this is encoded by the coding sequence ATGCCCGAGGCTTCCACGACGGCATCGCCCGCGGGGGCGGCAGCGCAGCCGGCCAGCCACCTGGTCGTGCGCAACCTGATGAAGGCCTACCACGGGCGCAAGGTCGTCCAGGACGTCTCCATCGACGTGCGCAGCGGCGAGGTGGTCGGCCTGCTGGGCCCGAACGGCGCCGGCAAGACCACGACCTTCTACATGATCGTCGGGCTGGTGCCCTCCGACGGCGGCGTCATCGAGCTCGACGACCGGCCGATCGGCCGCCTGCCGATCCACCGTCGCGCCCGCCTCGGCCTGTCCTACCTCCCGCAGGAAGCCTCCGTCTTCCGCAAGATGACCGTCGAGGAGAACATCATCGCGGTCCTCGAGCTGCAGCAAGGCCCCGGCGGCCGGCCGCTGTCGCGCGCCGAGATCGGCGAACGACTCGAGTCGCTGCTCACCGAGCTGCAGATCCTGCACATCCGCTCCAACCCGGCGCAGTCGCTGTCCGGCGGCGAGCGGCGGCGGGTCGAGATCGCCCGGGCGCTGGCGGGCTCGCCGCGCTTCATCCTGCTCGACGAGCCGTTCGCCGGCGTGGACCCTATCGCGGTCATCGAGATCCAGCGGATCGTGAGATTTCTCAAGGAGCGCCGGATCGGGGTGCTGATTACGGACCACAACGTCCGCGAGACGCTTGGCATCTGCGACCGGGCGTATATCATCAGGGCTGGTACCGTTCTTGCTTATGGCCGGCCCGACGAGGTCGTCCAGAACGAGGACGTCCGACGTTACTACCTGGGCGAGCACTTCTCGATGTGA
- the lptA gene encoding lipopolysaccharide transport periplasmic protein LptA, whose protein sequence is MPAIYSRPLPSLPSRSLGGRARSAGILARPVGALVAQAACVVAIALSGWPVAALAEKADRDQPLTVESDQMQYDDLKQVGTFTGRVVLTKGTILIRADRLTIRQDDAGWQYGTAWGDPATFRQKREGVDEWIEGRGRRIDYDGRRETVRLQQQATMQRTDGSRVLDEIHGSDILYESGTEVFSVQGGAGKEATPENPSGRVRMVIQPRAADGPAKSEPAPLKPAERLSPGAR, encoded by the coding sequence ATGCCCGCGATCTATTCCCGCCCTCTCCCCTCTTTGCCGTCCCGGTCGCTCGGCGGCCGCGCCCGGTCTGCGGGCATCCTCGCCCGGCCGGTCGGCGCGCTGGTCGCGCAGGCGGCCTGCGTCGTGGCGATCGCACTGTCGGGCTGGCCGGTCGCGGCGCTTGCCGAGAAGGCGGACCGCGACCAGCCGCTGACCGTCGAGTCCGACCAGATGCAGTACGACGACCTCAAGCAGGTCGGCACCTTCACCGGCCGCGTCGTGCTGACCAAGGGGACCATCCTGATCCGCGCCGACCGGCTCACGATCCGCCAGGACGACGCCGGCTGGCAGTACGGCACGGCCTGGGGCGATCCGGCGACCTTCCGGCAGAAGCGCGAGGGCGTCGACGAGTGGATCGAGGGCCGCGGCCGCCGGATCGACTACGACGGCCGGCGCGAAACCGTCCGGCTGCAGCAACAGGCCACGATGCAGCGCACCGACGGCAGCCGCGTGCTCGACGAGATCCACGGCAGCGACATCCTTTACGAGAGCGGCACCGAGGTCTTCTCGGTGCAGGGGGGCGCCGGCAAGGAGGCCACGCCCGAGAATCCGTCCGGCCGCGTCCGGATGGTGATCCAGCCGCGAGCCGCGGACGGCCCGGCGAAGTCCGAGCCGGCCCCGCTGAAGCCTGCCGAGCGGCTCTCGCCGGGCGCGCGCTGA
- the lptC gene encoding LPS export ABC transporter periplasmic protein LptC has product MNARAWDRFAALLSLLLLAVLAGGSYYLAEMSRRLATGPAPAELRHEPDYFVERLVFTRVNAEGDPAFRLSAERMVHYPDDRSTEYRNPEVVSLDPAKPLLRLVGDTGTSSADGVETHLRGNVVMTRAAGGGDPAMTVRTDHVVIYSDTEIARTDRPVVIERGGSTLTGVGMEFDNSARSLTVDSRVRGTWQPAPKTR; this is encoded by the coding sequence GTGAACGCGCGCGCCTGGGACCGCTTCGCCGCGCTGCTCTCGCTGCTGCTGCTGGCCGTGCTCGCCGGCGGCAGCTACTACCTGGCCGAGATGTCCCGCCGGCTCGCGACCGGCCCTGCGCCCGCCGAGCTCCGGCACGAGCCCGACTACTTCGTCGAGCGGCTCGTGTTCACGCGGGTCAACGCCGAGGGCGACCCGGCCTTCCGGCTGTCGGCCGAGCGCATGGTGCACTACCCGGACGACCGGTCGACCGAGTACCGCAACCCCGAGGTGGTCAGCCTCGACCCGGCCAAGCCGCTGCTGCGACTGGTCGGCGACACCGGCACCTCGAGCGCCGACGGCGTCGAGACGCACCTGCGAGGCAACGTGGTCATGACCCGCGCGGCGGGCGGCGGCGACCCCGCGATGACCGTGCGCACCGATCACGTCGTCATCTACAGCGACACCGAGATCGCGCGCACGGATCGGCCGGTCGTCATCGAGCGCGGCGGCTCGACCTTGACCGGCGTCGGCATGGAATTCGATAATTCGGCGCGCTCGCTGACGGTCGACTCGCGGGTGCGCGGCACCTGGCAGCCTGCGCCGAAAACCCGCTGA
- a CDS encoding KdsC family phosphatase, whose amino-acid sequence MTSTDGARPDAGDASRRAAAIRLLALDVDGTLTDGRINIGPQGEAMKSFSVRDGFGLTLLREAGIRLAVITARQSAIVEHRARELKFDEVRQGVGDKAAALAALCADRGLGLAEAGFVGDDWPDLPAMLSAGFAASVADAAAEVRARAHWVSTAPAGSGAIRELAEFILRARGEFDAALARRLAPRPSTPAAEGGAS is encoded by the coding sequence ATGACCTCGACCGACGGGGCCCGGCCCGACGCAGGCGACGCAAGCCGCCGGGCCGCCGCGATCCGGCTGCTCGCGCTCGACGTCGACGGCACGCTGACCGACGGGCGCATCAATATCGGCCCGCAGGGCGAGGCGATGAAGTCCTTCTCGGTGCGCGACGGCTTCGGCCTCACGCTGCTGCGCGAGGCCGGCATCCGGCTCGCGGTGATCACCGCGCGCCAGTCGGCGATCGTCGAGCACCGGGCCCGCGAGCTGAAGTTCGACGAGGTTCGGCAGGGCGTAGGCGACAAGGCCGCGGCGCTGGCCGCGCTGTGCGCCGACCGCGGCCTGGGCCTGGCCGAGGCGGGCTTCGTCGGCGACGACTGGCCGGACCTGCCGGCGATGCTGTCGGCCGGCTTCGCGGCCTCGGTGGCCGACGCCGCCGCGGAGGTCCGGGCGCGGGCGCACTGGGTTTCCACCGCCCCGGCCGGCAGCGGCGCGATCCGCGAGCTCGCCGAATTCATCCTGCGGGCTCGGGGCGAATTCGACGCCGCGCTGGCCAGGCGGCTCGCGCCGCGCCCCTCCACGCCGGCGGCCGAGGGCGGCGCGTCGTGA